The following coding sequences lie in one Lolium perenne isolate Kyuss_39 chromosome 2, Kyuss_2.0, whole genome shotgun sequence genomic window:
- the LOC127322176 gene encoding uncharacterized protein — translation METAEQHWDLLNENILEPLGYPEQRRNLFPRDDLLQLAGDDCKDLISASRKICYNLNIKRSRTCDVRKLIGKMDVLPELVTDLQASSARGAAAMALTMCLAHTPGLDLDEVTTGVPPDADVGALLDAVSGYDTRIARRIRHEEFYDKVVLPADEPLEAELQKELDAKNVPVFCGES, via the exons atggagacggcggagcagcactgggacttgctcaatgagaacatcttgg agccgcttgggtacccggaacagcgccggaatttgttcccacgggacgaccttctgcaactcgcgggcgatgactgcaaagatctcatctccgcctcccgcaagatatgctataacttgaacatcaagaggagccgcacttgcgacgtgcgcaagcttattggtaagatggatgttctgccggagctggtgacagatctgcaagcatcttcagcccgaggcgcagctgcaatggccttgaccatgtgcctagcacatactccgggtcttgatcttgatgaagtgaccacgggcgttcctccggatgcggatgtcggcgcgctgctggatgcagtgagcggctacgacacccgtatcgcgcgcaggatccggcacgaggaattctacgacaaggtcgtcctcCCTGCGGACGAGCCCTTAGAAGCGGAACTTCAAAAGGAACTCGACgccaag